Proteins encoded together in one Coffea arabica cultivar ET-39 chromosome 2c, Coffea Arabica ET-39 HiFi, whole genome shotgun sequence window:
- the LOC140035607 gene encoding uncharacterized protein: MKVFADKHRTERQFVVGDWVFLKLQPYRQQSIAIRKSLKFAAKFYGPFQIIEKISAVAYKLQLPAGAEIHPVFHVSLLKPKLGPHQATNPMLPELDHQDQCLLQPAAILQRRVIMQNGAPVIQYLIKWHQLGEEEASWEDQSFINSQFPNFQP; the protein is encoded by the coding sequence ATGAAGGTGTTTGCTGACAAACACAGGACAGAAAGGCAGTTTGTAGTAGGGGATTGGGTTTTTCTCAAGTTGCAGCCATATCGCCAACAATCTATAGCAATCAGGAAGAGTTTGAAGTTCGCTGCAAAATTTTATGGACCTTTTCAAATCATAGAGAAGATCAGTGCTGTGGCTTACAAGCTCCAACTACCAGCAGGAGCCGAAATCCACCCAGTGTTCCATGTCTCccttcttaaaccaaaattGGGGCCACATCAAGCTACTAATCCTATGCTTCCAGAACTTGACCACCAAGATCAATGCTTATTGCAGCCTGCTGCCATTCTACAAAGGAGGGTCATCATGCAGAATGGTGCTCCTGTTATCCAATACCTCATCAAGTGGCATCAACTGGGAGAAGAAGAAGCATCATGGGAAGATCAATCCTTTATCAATAGCCAATTTCCAAATTTCCAGCCTTGA